DNA sequence from the Lycium barbarum isolate Lr01 chromosome 5, ASM1917538v2, whole genome shotgun sequence genome:
CATTGCTCCATTTTCCACCTCTCGTGGAAAATGCCTTTCTACATCCTCTCATTCTAAGTTAAAAATCTCTCTCCTCTCCAAAACCACTCCTTATCTATACCATACTCTCATTCAACACACCCCTAACAAGACAGGCAAAATTATGGCTTCTACTTGTGCAGTTTCCATGGCAATGCCACTGAGTCAGAAGAGACAACCAGCAAGTGTTGAGGCTTTCTTGAAGCCATTGCCAGTTAGGCCCTCAAAGACTACTACTGCAGCAACAAAACCAGTAGCAAAGTTTCAAGTCAAGGCTTCACTTAAGGAGAAAGCTTTGACAGGATTGACAGCAACTGCACTGACTGCTTCCATGGTCATTCCCGACGCAGCCGAAGCAGCTGAAGGTGTTTCACCATCCCTCAACAACTTCTTGCTCAGCATTACTGCAGGTGGAGTTGTGCTTGCTGCAATTCTTGGCGCAATAATTGGTGTCTCCAATTTCGATCCTGTCAAGCGGACTTAAGAAGCATAATTCTTATATCTCTCGACTTTCTTCTTGTAATCTCTCTCATGTTTCCAGTGAACATCTATAAAATGTTTACCAATCAATTCTTGTACCTTTATTTTAGCTTATTTCTTTACATGAACGCACCTATTAAAGGAAACACGGAACTATCATTTGCTGCCCTCGCACTGACTGCAGAGAGGAGTACAATTAATTCTGGTTTATGTGCTAACATCTCTGCCTTTTCACCAAGGAAATAGCAATAGCGAATAGTCATAAACCTGTGAATGACTTGTTTAACTCTTGGGAGGCAAGCTGTGCTTTACCAATAGCTGAAGAAATCCAGCAAATGCAAATGATTACATGCCTTATAATGTCTCCCCACAGACGTAAAAATGAGCTTCTCTGGACTTGGAATCCAAATTTTATATTCTAAAATAAGAACAATTGAATGAAATTCCATTTCATACATCTAAAATAAGAACAGCTGAAAGATTATTCCATCCAAGTTGAGTTTTCAGTTTTCACTCACAAGAAGGCAAAAGTGAGAAACACAATTGCTGAACGAGGAGAATATTTAGGGGGTGGGGTGGGGCATTTACCAAATCAATAATAAAAATTGTCCTTGTTGATGAAGCTAATGAAAGAAGTACTGCAAATTCAACTCATGAGAAGGCGTGAAAACGTATTCCTTCCAAATCAAGTGGATACTAAAGCTCACGTTTGACCAGTAAGTGGGATTTCTAAGCAAGAATGCAAGTAATGTATCTTTCTATGGTAATGAAAACAATAATCACCTGACTACAACAATGACCTTCTGCCGACATCTCTCTGAGAAGAGGGCCAATGGCTTTCCTAAAAATGGTCGCAATAAGAATCTCTTATCTCACTTCCCTTCATTCAATATAGACGGAATTTTGAAATTAAATCACGGAGATGTCTGCTTTCTACAGAATGGTTCACTTTATCTGCCTTGACAACTGTAATCTTCACCCTCTGCTCATCACCATAAAGTTCCTCTTTGATTTTAAGCCTGAACATAAATTGTCTGAAGAGACAGTTTCTAATAATTTCAGAAAATCTGGTATCATCAGCCTCTTCATACTTCATCATGTACAGCTCCTTCGCAGGACAGCCCAAAATCTCTTCCCCAGATTCCTGGAAAGTTGTCACCCATGTCAACCCAGTATGATCTTGAATTTGAGCTTGAAGAAGGTATCTGTAATCACATTCCTCAAACACCTGATTGCACCTATCACATTGCCATCTGGAGTTTCCTGACCTGGTAACTTTCTTATTACATTGTCTATCTCCAATCATCAAAAGGCAAGCAGTATAACAGAAAGTGTCAGTTTTGATGAATGTTATGGTTGCCTTAACTGTAACCCAATCTGGTTTATCTGACCTACCAAGCCCTTCATCCTTGATCTGAGAGACAGTCTTGCGTATCTCATTTTTTGATCCTACAGGCATGTTTTCCCTAGATATAGACTGAGAAGCAATGTCTTTTCCTCCCTGATCAAACCACTGTCTTAGAGTCTGAGCCTCTGTGAAATCTGGATTTATGAACAATTGAGTGGAAGAAATGGTTCCAATGGATTTCCCAGTGAAATCACTAACTTTTGCAGCTTTAACAGCTAAAACAGGAGAAAACCCAGCTTCTGCCAGTTCTTGCAGATTTTGTCCTTCCCTGTTACAGAAATCTCCCCATAGTGTCAGCTCAACGCTTCGCCCAGACTGATCCTTTAGATTCAAGATTCTTCTTTGAGTTTCCATTCCATTCTTTCTCAGGATAGGAACAGAAGGATTGATTGCTGTCACAATTCCAATCACATCTATGATTGAATTGCTTTCTGCACTTTCAATTTCACTAATAGGTCTAAATGAGAACTGCTGTCTTGGTATAGAGGGATCTTCCTCTGGACAGAGATCTACTGTTGAAGTTGTCTCCAAAAATATTTCCCATTCATTCTTCAGATGGTTGAAGTTCTTCTGAGCAGGTTTCAAGCTTCCTTTTGATATCATGTACACTTTTCCAGCTTCAATTTTTTCATAAAAGCGATCAACAACAGCATTAAAGCAAGTGACACGTATTTCACCCCCATCAGAGTCAAGGAGATCAAAGGAGAAGACCTTTCCATCTCCTCTAGAATTATTGTAGCGACGTAGATCCCCCTTTGCAGTCACTCTAGCCTTAATAGCCCACCGACCCTGATAGGGGTTCAATGCTGCAATTGGAATAATGCGGGCAGGTGCTTCATTCTTCATGATTGCCCCATGGCTTTTGTAATTTGGAGGAGGTTGGTATGCAGGTTGAATTGCAGGTGGGTAGTTCTGCATGCTATTACCTGAATTTTGGGCACTCAAATTCTTACTGTTAGCAAAGCTTGCTTTCCCAGATCTTTGAGCACTCAAATTGTTAGTGTTAGCAAAGTTTGCTTGGCCGGATCTTTGAGCACTCAAGTTACCATTGTTACTCAAGATTGCAGACACAGAAGCTCCATTAGATATAGTTTTCTGACCTCCTGAATTAGATTCTACAATCACGTTGGGGTTCCTAATTATTTCACATTCTGGTATAATAGTTTCCATGTTGAGGACAACAATGATTCTGCAAGGGAAAACAAGACAAACACTCAGCTCAAGCTCCAATCAAAGGTATAATCCAAAGAGAAGGGAAAAAATAGGATATTACTCTCTTATTACACAAAATAGACACTTGTTGATCACCTAATAAAGTACCCTATGCACAGAAATGCCACATTCTTCTAATCTATGGGAAAGTATTTTCACCACCCAACCCACGATGACCCAAGGCAAAGATGACACAACTTCGGTAGTGCAACAATTTCCACGGGGAAAACTGCTTCATGTTTCTACACAGTCCTAAGTCTATGTAGAGAACATTTAGAAAGCTAACACCAACCAGAAATGAaacaaatatttaaaaatattgacAAGAAACTTGTGCTTTGTTATGTTGCACTGTGCATACTACGGAGTAACTCTCAACCAATTGAGCCGATAACAAAAACAGTTTCCTTccatctatgttgctcggactcttcaaaaatgccgatgggtgcgtgtcggatactccaaaaatagtgtatttttggagaatccatcacgggtgcggcaacatttttggagagtctaCGCAACATAGCCTTCCATGGCATCAATTCTAGCTAAAGCtaaaacaaaaaaatcaaagCCAAATCTATCTTTACGTTCGGAATGACTTGTAAAGGGATGATAACACAAATGCACATACAAGAAAAAATTGGAGAAAACGCAACGAAGTTCTATGTGTTTACTGTATTTTGCATAGACGTGCTTATCAAAATGACTAAGGATAATTCTCTATCACGACATCAACATTCTAGTTAAAGCTCAAAACAACAAAATCCAAGCCAAATCTATCAAAGTTACAATCGAAATGACTAGTGTATGAATGATAAACACAAATGTCCCCACAAGGGAAGCAGGAAAAAACATAACGAACTTCTATaagtgccttttttttttttcttcatacaGAAATAAGTGCACATCCACATCTTTAAGGAATAATTCTCTACCAGGGCATTGACATTCTATGTAAGCTCAAAAAACAAAAACGTAACCAAATCTATCAAATTTACATTGAAAGACTTTGCATATGGATAAAACCGCGGTAACACTAATACTCGCACACCGGAATAAGGAGCACACATAACAATGCAAATATCGCAAGCTTTATATGAAATCAAAAGTAGAAGCAAATGTAATAATCTCAACTGTACATACAGTTTTATAATTGAAGCTCGAACAAAAATGACAAATTCATACTTGAGAGTTTGAACAGTTTAGAAGCAAATATACTCATCTATACTGTACATATAGTTCTATAATTGAAGCTTGAagaaaatactccctctgtcccaatttatatgatactttGCTTTTTGAGATTCAAACTATTTGACAgaaccaaattgatatgagaaaagttgcaacttatagtacttttcaaatagttttcaaatatataaatttttatcttaaaatattgagttaatacaatttaacttcaaagtttagtcaaatcgACTCTCGAAAAGAGAAAAGGGACACATGGAGTAACAAATTCATTTTGAAGAGTGTAGAGGCAAATGCAATCATTTATGCAGtgttaagaaaataataataatgaaattTCATACTTGCGATTTTGAACAGTGCTACAGATATATTCAATCAACTGAATAACGGACGTTTTCCTGACGCGCCCATTTTTGACTCTGTCATTAAGCTGAGTAGCTAACATAGCTTGCTGAGTCGACTCGGAATCAGATAGCGTAAGTCGGTAGCGTTCCTGTGTGGTGCCGATTAGCTTAATATCCAACACCTGCACTACTGGCTTTGAGTTCACGTCACCGCCGTTGATCGCCGTGATCGCGTTTGCCGTTAGGTTTACCGGCATTAGGATAGCGGGTATGGGGATGATTTAAATTTGAGAGTGTTTTGTGAGGATAGTGTGATGAAATTTCGAGTGAATGCTTTGAACTGAGGAATTTATAGAGGGTAGGTGGATAGTGGAAGGGGGGATAAAATGGCGGGTTTACAAACCGACCCATGAGAAAATGACCTGGTCCAAAATCCAAAATTCGAGTTTTCTTCATTTGGCCCAGTTTTCTTCGTATAGTCCAAGGATTTGTGGGTTGTGGGCTTTTGTATCTGTTGAAACAACAACAAATGGctgagggtgtgtttggtatgatggaaaatgttttccaaaaaaatatttttctagaaaataagtgatttttctattcattttcttgtgtttggtacgCAAGTTAGAAAATGTCATTTTAAGAGCATTTGCATATACTCAAAGTAAAACTACTATGACGTTTTTGAATTCGGAGTGTAACTTTTGGTGGTGGGGAGTACCGGTTGGAAGGTGCGGTaggctgggggggggggggggggggggagagtgtgGGTGTAAAAAaaccttttttgaaaaaaaaaaaatagagggtGGTGGGGTTTCGGGGTTGGGGGGTAGGACTGGGTggtataaaaaaatagaaaaacattTTCTGTCATACCAAACTCACCGTAAGTGTTATAACCCCCAGCTTGAAAGATGGCTAAGTGTGTGTTAACACCTCCTTAGAGGTGCGTGAGGGGCAACAAAAAAAGTCATCTACGTAGCTTTCATAATGGCTGATTGACCCAGAAAATCaaattttctattttttatttttccctaATTCTTTTCTTTCTATAAATGACTCTTCCACTTTCACTTCATgtgatttatttttattttttcgtaTGTACATGTGGTTAACATGTGAGATTTACTCGCTCTTTCCACTCTAAAATACGATAAAACCAAAGATTATATACTGAAATCGTGATGAAATCTGACCAAATGGGAGCTCAATTGCTTCAATGCTCTAAAACTAGGACCTCTTAACAAAATGGGGCAAACATGGCGTCCCTTATGTTTTTCTTTGGAAAAAACATGTATAATGGCAGTTGATACCTTTTTAAAGCTTTTTCGGGACAGTGAACACACTTACGTATCACATAATAAGCATGGAGTTTTAAAACCTAAATGTTATAATTCGGGGGTAACGTAAACAATGCATAGCTTAAGTATAAAACTAATAAAAACGTGATAATTAGGAGATTTTTTATCCGTTAGGTCTTTTTAAAACTATATTCATATTTGTATATTATTAATTCTTCTTATAGCAGATTTATCAAGAGTGAATTCTGGATACCCTTGAAATTTACAAAAAGTGTACCTTCTCCACAAAATTGCCAA
Encoded proteins:
- the LOC132640860 gene encoding uncharacterized protein LOC132640860 produces the protein MASTCAVSMAMPLSQKRQPASVEAFLKPLPVRPSKTTTAATKPVAKFQVKASLKEKALTGLTATALTASMVIPDAAEAAEGVSPSLNNFLLSITAGGVVLAAILGAIIGVSNFDPVKRT
- the LOC132640859 gene encoding replication protein A 70 kDa DNA-binding subunit A is translated as MPVNLTANAITAINGGDVNSKPVVQVLDIKLIGTTQERYRLTLSDSESTQQAMLATQLNDRVKNGRVRKTSVIQLIEYICSTVQNRKIIVVLNMETIIPECEIIRNPNVIVESNSGGQKTISNGASVSAILSNNGNLSAQRSGQANFANTNNLSAQRSGKASFANSKNLSAQNSGNSMQNYPPAIQPAYQPPPNYKSHGAIMKNEAPARIIPIAALNPYQGRWAIKARVTAKGDLRRYNNSRGDGKVFSFDLLDSDGGEIRVTCFNAVVDRFYEKIEAGKVYMISKGSLKPAQKNFNHLKNEWEIFLETTSTVDLCPEEDPSIPRQQFSFRPISEIESAESNSIIDVIGIVTAINPSVPILRKNGMETQRRILNLKDQSGRSVELTLWGDFCNREGQNLQELAEAGFSPVLAVKAAKVSDFTGKSIGTISSTQLFINPDFTEAQTLRQWFDQGGKDIASQSISRENMPVGSKNEIRKTVSQIKDEGLGRSDKPDWVTVKATITFIKTDTFCYTACLLMIGDRQCNKKVTRSGNSRWQCDRCNQVFEECDYRYLLQAQIQDHTGLTWVTTFQESGEEILGCPAKELYMMKYEEADDTRFSEIIRNCLFRQFMFRLKIKEELYGDEQRVKITVVKADKVNHSVESRHLRDLISKFRLY